The following is a genomic window from Sulfitobacter pontiacus.
GGGGTGCTGACGGCCACGGTCGAGGCGATGGAAGACCTTGGCGCCACGCGCGACAATATCACAGCGGTGATCGGCCCCTGCATCAGCCAGCGCGCCTATGAGGTCGGGCCAGAGTTCATCGACGCCTTCCTAGCAGAAGATCCGACATTCGCCCGCTATTTCGCAAATGGCACCGATGACCGGATGCAGTTCGATCTTGCGGGCTTTGGCCTGAACCGCCTGCGCGCCGCGGGTGTGGGCCATGCGGAATGGACGCGCCACTGCACCTATAGCGATGCTGATCGTTTCTATAGCTACCGTCGCAGCACCCACGCGAAAGAGGCTGACTATGGCCGGCTGATCGCTGCGATTGTGCTATAGAAGCGTGAATTTAGGCAGCAATGCGACAGGCACCTGCCCAGATTTCGCCCCATAGCTGGCCAGCAGCCTGTTTGAATGGCGGCGCATTTTCTACCACAGGTCATAAATTCAAGGGTGTTCCGCGCTTTTGAGGCCGTGCCACAAACCGCGCCCAGGTCTGCTCGAATTATCTGTATTTTTTCGCGAAATGTCCAATCGGTGCCCGAAAGCATTTGCATAGTGATCCTCGACGAAAGGGCATTGCCCATAGACAATAGGATACAGAGCATGAAAACCAACGCACGCTTCATCAAATCGGTTATCGACGCTTCCAACAAGGAAGGCGTGAACCTGCCTTGGTCCCGTGGCACACGCCGCGCCGCGTTTATCGCGAAACGCGCTGCCCTGACGTCCCAGCAAAAAGCCGCCTGAACAGGGTCGGCTTACGGCCCCGGGGTTCTTGGGCCAGCCGGTGACCCTGCGCGCGACGGGCGGGTGCCTGTCCACACAGATGGTTTGAGACCGATCACAAACATTCTCTGCGCGCGGGCCTCTCTCGCGCGGATTAATCCGGATCGCAGGTGTTTCAGCGGGGGCTAGGCACGTGGGATCGACCATATAAAGGTCACATTATGACATTGCATACTGCCCCCGATTTCATCCCCTCCCCTACACATACGGCGCAATCAGCAGCCTCCCGTTCGGTTATGCGGGAGGCGCGTGCCAGATCTACCGGACGCACCCGCGCGTATGAGATTGCGGTGCTGCGTCAGGACGGCTCCGTCTTTGTGACCGAAGGCTACGCCCCTGCCACACCGTTGTTCGAAGAACCGTTTTCCGCTTTCGCCCATGGCACGTTGATCAGCACGACCCAAGGGGAAATCCCGGTCGAAGACCTTTGCCCCGGTGACCGGATCGTACAGGCCGACGGGCTGCACACTCCGCTTCTTTGGGTTGGATCAAGCAAGTTCGTCCCTGCGGATATCGGCCATCGCACGCCGCTTGTACGGGTCATGGCGGACAGTCTAGGGCTGGCGCGCCCCTCTGGTTTCCTGACCTTCGGCCCCGCTGCGCGCATCCTGCATACGCCACAAAGTCTTCGCGGCGCAGAACAGACGCGCAAGGTCTTTACCCTGATGCGAGATCTGGTGGACGGGGTGAATATAATCGAAATTCAGCCTCCGACGCCGGTACGGCTGTATCACTTGGGTCTTGCCCGTCATGCCGCGATCAGCGTCAGCGGTCTGGAGATGGAGACATTTCACCCCGGCCCGTCGACAATCGCAGCCCTGCCGCTGCATCAACGTGACGCGTTTTTATCAATGTTTCCGCATATCGGTGGTGCCAAAGACTTTGGCCCGCTGTGCCACCCCCGCGCGTCAGAACGGTCAGACCCGATCTACGCTGCGCAATAGCCCTTAGGGTTCGCTTTTCAGACGGCTTTCCAGCACATCAAAAGGCACGCCCGGTTCGTCTTTGGCCGGGCGGATCACAAGGCTGGTTTTGACGCTTTCCACATTGGGAGTCGTCAGCAATTGTCCGGTCAGAAAGCTCTGGAAGCTGGACAGATCGGGGGCGACGCATTTCAGCAGGAAATCCACCTCGCCGTTGAGCATGTGACATTCGCGGACCAGCGGCCAGTTGCGGCACTTCTCTTCAAAGGCGGTGAGGTCGGATTCAGCCTGGCTGGCCAGACCGACCATCGCGAAGACCTGTACCTCGAACCCCAGCTCGCGCGCGTTAACATTCGCGTGGTAGCCGCGGATATATCCGCTTTCCTCAAGGGTCCGGACCCGGCGCAGGCACGGCGGTGCAGAGATGCCTACACGTTTGGCCAACTCAACGTTGGTCATGCGCCCGTCCGCCTGCAATTCGGCTAAAATTTTCCGATCAATCGGATCAAGCCGCGTCCCTGCCATAATACCCCCATAGGATTTTCAATTGTTATAGCACCAACATCGTTGGACGCAATAATCTTTCGCCGGTGCGCAATGTTCTGAATTCAAGCAAAAATCAACCGCATTTTCGATGACGGCGATCTTTGCAGGGCGGATATGCAAACTTGGGGTTTAAGGCAACCCGAGGGGCGTCTATATCGGTTGGAACGCAACAAATGACACATTCTGGGGTTCTTTATCATGGCCGAAACTCGCGAAACCAAGCTTTTGATCATCGGCTCCGGCCCTGCTGGATATACTGCCGGTGTCTATGCCAGCCGCGCGATGCTGAACCCGATCCTTGTACAAGGCATCGAACCGGGCGGGCAGTTGACCACCACAACCGAGGTTGAAAACTGGCCCGGCGACAGCGAGGTGCAGGGCCCCGATCTGATGATCCGCATGCAGGACCACGCCAAGGCGATGGGGACCGAGATCATCGGCGACATCATCACCGATCTGGACCTGTCCAGCCGCCCCTTCCACGCCAAGGGCGACAGCGGCACGACCTATGTGGCCGACGCCGTGATCCTTGCAACAGGTGCACGGGCAAAATGGCTGGGGCTTGAGACCGAAGAGAAGTTCAAAGGCTTCGGCGTTTCGGCCTGTGCCACCTGCGACGGCTTCTTCTATCGCAATCAGGAAATCGTGGTCATCGGGGGTGGCAACACCGCCGTGGAAGAAGCGCTGTTCCTGACCAACTTCGCCTCCAAGGTCACCTTGATCCACCGCCGGGACGAGCTGCGCGCCGAGAAGATCCTGATCGACCGGCTGATGAAAAATCCAAAGATCGAACCGCTGTGGTTCCACCAACTGGATGAAGTCTATGGTACCGATGCGCCGCTTGGTGTCGAAGGGGTCAAGGTCAAGCATGTCGAAACCGGCGAGATCACCGATATTCCGTGCAAAGGTGTCTTCGTCGCCATCGGCCACGCGCCCGCGAATGAACTGGTCAAGGATACGCTGGAAACGCATATGGGCGGCTATGTCGTCACCAAGCCGGACAGCACCGAAACCTCTGTCCCCGGTGTATTCGCGGCGGGCGACCTGACCGACCACAAATACCGTCAGGCCGTGACCAGCGCCGGCATGGGCTGCATGGCCGCGCTAGAGGCTGAACGATTCCTTGCGGAAGTTGGCGATGACGAAGGCAAAGACACATCGCTGCCGCTTGGCTATGGAGCCGAGGTAAAAGACGACGCATAACGTTCGCCTAGGATGGCATTTGCTGGGATAAGATTGCCTTTTCCCAGCAAAAAACACGTCGCTGTCCGTAATTCGCCGCAAAGCGGCTACAAAGGTTGCCTAGCCCAATCGGTGCGGTCTATCAGCCCGAATATTCGAATTTGAACCTAAAATATTGCGAGACGCCCATGCAAACGCCCAACCTTGCTCCGATCCCTGAACTCTATGTCTCTTACGACTCGGCGCAGAAGCTGAAGGTGGAAGCTGGCGATCTGGTCAGCCATGACCTGACGCCGCGCCAGATCTGCGATCTAGAGCTGCTGATGAACGGTGGCTTCAACCCTCTTAAGGGTTTCTTGACCGAAGAAGACTATGACGGTGTTGTCGAAAACATGCGTCTGGCGGATGGGTCGCTGTGGCCGATGCCGATCAACCTTGATGTGTCCGAAAAGTTTGCCGAAGGGCTCGAGATCGGGCAGGACATTGCGCTGCGCGATCAGGAAGGCGTGATTTTGGCGGTCATGACCGTCACCGACCGTTGGGCCCCAAACAAGGCCCGCGAGGCAGAGAAAGTCTTTGGCGCGGATGACAGCGCGCATCCGGCGGTGAACTATCTGCACAACACCGCGGGCAACGTCTATCTGGGCGGCCCTGTGACGGGCATCCAGCAGCCCGTCCACTATGATTTCAAGGCGCGTCGCGACACGCCGAACGAGCTGCGCGCCTATTTCCGCAAGATGGGTTGGCGCAAGGTTGTGGCCTTCCAGACCCGCAACCCCCTGCACCGGGCACACCAGGAACTGACCTTCCGCGCCGCGCGTGAAGCGCAGGCGAACCTTCTGATCCACCCCGTTGTCGGCCTGACCAAGCCCGGCGATGTGGACCACTTTACCCGCGTGCGCTGCTACGAGGCCGTGCTGAACAAATACCCCGCCGCCACCACCGCGATGAGCCTGCTGAACCTCGCCATGCGCATGGCCGGCCCCCGCGAGGCGGTGTGGCACGGTCTGATCCGCAAGAACCACGGCTGCACCCATTTCATCGTGGGCCGCGACCATGCGGGCCCCGGCAAGAACTCTGCCGGTGAGGATTTCTATGGTCCCTATGACGCGCAGGATCTGTTCCGCGCCCATGAGGAAGAAATGGGCATCGAAATGGTTGACTTCAAACATATGGTTTGGGTCGCCGAGCGCGCACAATACGAGGCGATTGACGAGATCGAAGACAAGGATGACATCACCATCCTCAACATCTCGGGCACCGAGTTGCGTCGCCGGCTGCAGGAAGGGCTGGAAATCCCCGAATGGTTCTCCTTCCCCGAGGTGGTTGAAGAGCTGCGCCGCACCAAGCCGCCACGCAACAAGCAGGGCTTTACCGTCTTCTTCACCGGTTTCTCAGGCTCGGGGAAATCGACAATCGCCAATGCTTTAATGGTCAAACTGATGGAGATGGGCGGCCGTCCCGTCACGCTTCTGGATGGCGATATCGTTCGCAAAAACCTGTCGTCGGAATTGGGCTTTAGCAAAGAGCACCGCGATCTGAACATCCGCCGCATCGGCTATGTCGCCTCCGAGATCACCAAGAACGGCGGCATCGCCATCTGTGCGCCGATTGCACCTTACGCCACCACCCGCCGCGCCGTGCGCGAAGACGTGGAAAGCTTTGGCGCCTTCGTCGAGGTCCATGTCGCCACCTCCATCGAGGAATGCGAACGCCGCGACCGCAAGGGGCTGTACAAGCTGGCGCGCGAAGGCAAGATCAAGGAATTCACAGGGATTTCAGACCCCTATGACGTTCCCGAAACCCCCGAACTGCGCGTCGAGACAGAGAATGTCGACGTGGACAACTGCGCGCATCAGGTGCTGCTCAAGCTGGAAAGCATGGGGCTGATTAAGGGGTAACCCTTTCGCCAAGTCGGATACAGAAAGGCCAGCCCTCATAGGCTGGCCTTTTACGTGCGCGTTGTTGGACGTCGTGCACAAAAAAGGGCCGCAAAACAGCGACCCTTTTTGTTTAATTTTATATGTTGCGCCTTAATGCACCATCACGGGCGCATAGTCATGATCGCGCGCGAGGCTAAAGGCGAGCTTGCGGTCACCGACCAGCGCCAGCTGCTGCCCTTCGGCGTCATGCACGGCGTATAGCTGTTTTAGCCCTTCCGCCTGCTCGCGCACTTCGAGGGGAAGGTCGGACACGGCAATCATCTTGACGTAGACGGTACGGTCCTGAACATGCGTTTCTTCGTTATGCATTTTATTCC
Proteins encoded in this region:
- a CDS encoding Hint domain-containing protein — protein: MTLHTAPDFIPSPTHTAQSAASRSVMREARARSTGRTRAYEIAVLRQDGSVFVTEGYAPATPLFEEPFSAFAHGTLISTTQGEIPVEDLCPGDRIVQADGLHTPLLWVGSSKFVPADIGHRTPLVRVMADSLGLARPSGFLTFGPAARILHTPQSLRGAEQTRKVFTLMRDLVDGVNIIEIQPPTPVRLYHLGLARHAAISVSGLEMETFHPGPSTIAALPLHQRDAFLSMFPHIGGAKDFGPLCHPRASERSDPIYAAQ
- a CDS encoding Lrp/AsnC family transcriptional regulator produces the protein MAGTRLDPIDRKILAELQADGRMTNVELAKRVGISAPPCLRRVRTLEESGYIRGYHANVNARELGFEVQVFAMVGLASQAESDLTAFEEKCRNWPLVRECHMLNGEVDFLLKCVAPDLSSFQSFLTGQLLTTPNVESVKTSLVIRPAKDEPGVPFDVLESRLKSEP
- the trxB gene encoding thioredoxin-disulfide reductase produces the protein MAETRETKLLIIGSGPAGYTAGVYASRAMLNPILVQGIEPGGQLTTTTEVENWPGDSEVQGPDLMIRMQDHAKAMGTEIIGDIITDLDLSSRPFHAKGDSGTTYVADAVILATGARAKWLGLETEEKFKGFGVSACATCDGFFYRNQEIVVIGGGNTAVEEALFLTNFASKVTLIHRRDELRAEKILIDRLMKNPKIEPLWFHQLDEVYGTDAPLGVEGVKVKHVETGEITDIPCKGVFVAIGHAPANELVKDTLETHMGGYVVTKPDSTETSVPGVFAAGDLTDHKYRQAVTSAGMGCMAALEAERFLAEVGDDEGKDTSLPLGYGAEVKDDA
- a CDS encoding bifunctional sulfate adenylyltransferase/adenylylsulfate kinase yields the protein MQTPNLAPIPELYVSYDSAQKLKVEAGDLVSHDLTPRQICDLELLMNGGFNPLKGFLTEEDYDGVVENMRLADGSLWPMPINLDVSEKFAEGLEIGQDIALRDQEGVILAVMTVTDRWAPNKAREAEKVFGADDSAHPAVNYLHNTAGNVYLGGPVTGIQQPVHYDFKARRDTPNELRAYFRKMGWRKVVAFQTRNPLHRAHQELTFRAAREAQANLLIHPVVGLTKPGDVDHFTRVRCYEAVLNKYPAATTAMSLLNLAMRMAGPREAVWHGLIRKNHGCTHFIVGRDHAGPGKNSAGEDFYGPYDAQDLFRAHEEEMGIEMVDFKHMVWVAERAQYEAIDEIEDKDDITILNISGTELRRRLQEGLEIPEWFSFPEVVEELRRTKPPRNKQGFTVFFTGFSGSGKSTIANALMVKLMEMGGRPVTLLDGDIVRKNLSSELGFSKEHRDLNIRRIGYVASEITKNGGIAICAPIAPYATTRRAVREDVESFGAFVEVHVATSIEECERRDRKGLYKLAREGKIKEFTGISDPYDVPETPELRVETENVDVDNCAHQVLLKLESMGLIKG
- a CDS encoding DUF1150 family protein translates to MHNEETHVQDRTVYVKMIAVSDLPLEVREQAEGLKQLYAVHDAEGQQLALVGDRKLAFSLARDHDYAPVMVH